From one Rattus norvegicus strain BN/NHsdMcwi chromosome 7, GRCr8, whole genome shotgun sequence genomic stretch:
- the Ly6i gene encoding lymphocyte antigen 6B isoform X1 produces MNRSCAMKSCVLILLLALLCAERAQGLNCYNCTMIPFGNTCSSTATCPYPDGVCTIQVAEVVVSSVRLKVKSNLCLPGCPKSPQTPEVLGTVVHVNTDCCNTDLCNAAGPTGGSTWTMAGVLLFILGSVLLQTLL; encoded by the exons ATGAACAGATCTTGTGCTATGAAGTCCTGTGTGCTCATCCTTCTCCTGGCCCTACTGTGTGCAGAAAGAG CTCAGGGGCTAAACTGCTACAATTGCACGATGATCCCATTTGGTAATACCTGCTCATCAACTGCTACCTGCCCCTACCCTGATGGAGTCTGCACTATTCAGGTGGCAGAAGTTGTTGTGA GCTCTGTAAGACTGAAAGTAAAGAGCAATCTCTGCCTTCCCGGCTGCCCCAAGAGTCCTCAAACACCTGAGGTCCTCGGTACCGTTGTCCATGTGAATACTGACTGTTGCAATACAGATCTTTGCAACGCAGCAGGTCCCACTGGAGGCAGCACGTGGACCATGGCAGGGGTGCTTCTGTTCATCCTGGGCTCAGTCCTCCTGCAGACCTTGCTGTGA